CGCGCGGCTGTTGCGGCAGCGCCGCGAGCCGCTCCTTGAAAGCGGGAAGCTTCTGAAGCGCTGAAAAGCTGTTCCACCAGAGCGACGGGCTGCTGACGATGAACGACGCGAAGCTGCCCGGACGGGTCAACAGCGCATTGGCGGCGAAAAGCCCCCCCAGTGAATGGCCGAACAATATCTGCGCGCCGCCGACCGTCTGCGGATAACGCGCTGCGATCTCGGGCCGCAGCGTCTCTGTCAGGAAGGCAAGGAACGCGTCCGCGCCGCCGCTGCTTTCCCCGCCGATCGCCGTGCCGAACGACCCAAGCCCCTCAAGGGCCTCAGCGTCGATCGGCGGTGCGAGATCCGCTGTCCGCAGCCTCATGAAATCGGGGAACGCCGCATCATAGCCGATCCCGACGACATAATGCGCGGGAAATCCCTCTACCGTGGAAACCGCGCGCCCAATCTCCGCCGCCATGCCGAACAGGATGTCGCCGTCCAGAACATAGAGCACCGGCACGCACGCATCAGGCGTCTCGACCGCAGGGACCGCGACGCTGATCTGGAGCAACCCCTCGCGAAAGGGATGAGTGAGCGTGAATTGCTCGAGCGCCGCGCGAACGGAAAATTGCATCGAGTTCCTCCATCCGGCCGCTCTGAACCCGCGCGCCAATCATGAATTTTCACCACGGCGAGCCTGCGACACGCAATTCATCGGGCGGATTTACAATAAAGTCAACTTATTTGTTGTGTGCTATCGCTAACCGCTATACGTCGTGAGAAACCGTGGGAGAATGGATATGACGAGCAGGACGGACCTGACCGCGGCAAAACCATCACAGGTTTCGATCGAACTCGCGGCCACCGAGCGCGTCATCCAGCGAGCTGCATATAGAGCCGGCGTCCTGGCCTGCTATGGTCTGGCCGTTCTCCTGACGGCCAATTTCTACGGGCTTGTCGTCCGTCAGATGCTCAACCTGATCGCGCCCGGGGTCCAGAGCTCGCTCGGCATCTCGGACCTGCAGATCGGAATGCTGCAGGGGCTCGGCATGGCGGTCTTTGCGTGCATCGCCAGTTTTCCGATGGGCTGGCTCGCCGATCGTTACGGACACCGCTTGTTGCTCGCGATCGGGGTCGGCATCTGGTCGCTGGCGACCTTCCTGTACGCATTGCAGGACAGCTTCGGCGGTCTGTTCGCGGGGACGGTCGGCATAGCGATCGGAGAAGCCGGACTGGTTCCGATCATCTACGCGATGATCCCCGATCTGTTCCCCCAAAATAGGCGCAACACAGCCAACCTGATTTTTTACGGCGGATCGCTGTTCGGCGCCGGCATCGGCATGGCGCTCGGCGGGGCGATTCTCGAATGGCTGGCAGCATCGCCGGGCAGCTTGCCGCAATGGCTTTCGGGCGTCGATTCATGGCGCATCGCGATGGTGGTGATCGCACTGCCCGGGCCGCTGCTTTTCCTGCTCGTCGCAACGATGCCGCTCGCCAGTCATGCGCCCCCTGTACATGCGACGCAAAATGGCGACGCAGGCGAGATGCTGGGGTTTGCCTCTTATGCGCAGACGCATTGGCGCACGCTCGCCTGTGTATGCGGATCGATATTTGCCATCGCGGTCGCGATGACCTCGGCGCTCATCTGGTTTCCCATCGCATTGCCGCGCGCCTTCGGCATCGATCCGGCGACTGTCGGCTTAGGACTTGGCACAGCGGTCACCGCCGCGACTCTGATCGGGGTGTTCCTTCCCGGCATCGCGCTGAAGTTCGGGCGGCGCGGCGGGCTTACGGCGATCAAGGCGACGAGCTTCTTTCTCTGGTTGACGCCGCTGCCTGCGATATTCCTGCCCTTCGTTAACTCCCCGTTCCAGGCATATATGGTTGCCGCGCTTCAGGGCGCGATGGGCGTCGCGGGCTCGGCGCTTATGCCGGGGATCTTTCAGGATCTCGCGCCCTCTGCCCTGCGAGCGCGCGTCATGACCCTGCTCGGCGTGGCGAACGCGTTGGCCCTCGCGGCCTCGCCGCTCGCCGTCGGCATGATTTCTACCCTGATGTCAGGGCCGCGTGGCATGCTTTATTCGATAGCGATCGTCAGCATACCCTCGCTTCTCGCCGCCGCCGTCCTGATGTCGCTCGCCCAGCGCCCCTACGCCGCCACGGTCCGCGCCGTGCGATCCCGATTTGCAGGAGAGGAAGCATGACAATCGCCATCACAACCGATCGTCCGGATGACATGACCAGTATGCGCGAAGCGATCGAGGCGGGGCGTACCTCACCGGCCGCGCTGGTCGAACGCGCGATCGAGCGCGCCGAGGCCGTCAATCCCCAGCTCAACTTCATTGCTTGGCCCTGTTTCGACCGCGCCCGTACGCAGGCAGCTACGCCGCGTTCGGGGCCGCTGGCCGGCATCCCCACCCTTATCAAGGACTCGATCCTGGAGAAGGGCATCCCGTCAAGTTTTGGTGCCGTCGCGCTCCGCGACTTTGTGCCGGATGACGATGGGCCCTACGCCCGCGCGATAAACGGCGCCGGTCTGATTTCGATCGCCCGCTCGGCGATGCCCGAACTCGGACTCAACGTGGCAACCGAATCGCCACTGGTGGGCGTGACCCGTAACCCCTGGAGCCTCGACCACACCCCCGGCGGCTCGTCGGGCGGTGGATCGGCAGCCGTGGCGGCTGGCGTGGTGCCGGTCTGCCATGCCAGCGACGGGCTCGGTTCCATTCGTCATGGCGCGGCCCCCTGCGGCCTCGTCGGGCTCAAACCCTCGCGCGGACGCAATATCGGCGACGAGGCGATGCGCTCGATCGCAGACTTGAATGTCGATGGCTGCGTCAGCCGCACGGTGCGCGACACTGCCGCCTGGCTTGAAGCAACGCAGACCCGCGCGCCCGACGCGACCTTCGCTCCTGTACCGCTCGTTACCGCGCCGATCGACAGCAAGCTTCGCATCCACGCCTACAGCAAGGTGATGCGCACCGGCGCGGATCCGGACGCTAGTGTCACGCGGGTTTTTTCAAACACGATCGATCTGCTCGGACGGCTCGGTCACACCGTCAGCGATGGCCGGCTGCCGTTCGACGCGCGTGCCGCCATCTCCGCGCTCAGCGACATCGCCGAAGGCAGGTTTTCCCGGCGGCTGCAGCCGACTGCAGAACAACTCGGCACCGCAATTCCACCGGAGGCTCTTGAGTATCGCTCGCAAACGATCGTGGAACAGGGGAACCGGGTTTCGGACGAGCAATATGATGCCGCTTGGGCGCTGATGGAGAAGAACGCCGCGTGCTATCTCGCGCTGCTGGACGAAATCGATATCTGGATGACCCCCACTTTCAGCACCGAAATCATCCGCACCGGCGTCTTCGGACCCGATACCACGTGGCTCGACACGCGCGATCATCTGCTCGACTATGCCGGCTATTGCTGGATCGACAATTTTGCCGGCTCGCCGTCGATCAGCCTGCCAATGGGTTT
The sequence above is drawn from the Rhizorhabdus dicambivorans genome and encodes:
- a CDS encoding alpha/beta hydrolase, with protein sequence MQFSVRAALEQFTLTHPFREGLLQISVAVPAVETPDACVPVLYVLDGDILFGMAAEIGRAVSTVEGFPAHYVVGIGYDAAFPDFMRLRTADLAPPIDAEALEGLGSFGTAIGGESSGGADAFLAFLTETLRPEIAARYPQTVGGAQILFGHSLGGLFAANALLTRPGSFASFIVSSPSLWWNSFSALQKLPAFKERLAALPQQPRVFVDVGAKEQDLPTSVPDGMGLTLEEAQAQVRAARMVDGARDFAEALRDAGLKDVRHVAFAEDDHISAAPAAILHGMRFALGRAG
- a CDS encoding amidase family protein, with the translated sequence MTIAITTDRPDDMTSMREAIEAGRTSPAALVERAIERAEAVNPQLNFIAWPCFDRARTQAATPRSGPLAGIPTLIKDSILEKGIPSSFGAVALRDFVPDDDGPYARAINGAGLISIARSAMPELGLNVATESPLVGVTRNPWSLDHTPGGSSGGGSAAVAAGVVPVCHASDGLGSIRHGAAPCGLVGLKPSRGRNIGDEAMRSIADLNVDGCVSRTVRDTAAWLEATQTRAPDATFAPVPLVTAPIDSKLRIHAYSKVMRTGADPDASVTRVFSNTIDLLGRLGHTVSDGRLPFDARAAISALSDIAEGRFSRRLQPTAEQLGTAIPPEALEYRSQTIVEQGNRVSDEQYDAAWALMEKNAACYLALLDEIDIWMTPTFSTEIIRTGVFGPDTTWLDTRDHLLDYAGYCWIDNFAGSPSISLPMGFSDNGLPVGMQFATRPGGEALLLALAYQLEDALCWWRHTPPIWLGDA
- a CDS encoding MFS transporter translates to MTSRTDLTAAKPSQVSIELAATERVIQRAAYRAGVLACYGLAVLLTANFYGLVVRQMLNLIAPGVQSSLGISDLQIGMLQGLGMAVFACIASFPMGWLADRYGHRLLLAIGVGIWSLATFLYALQDSFGGLFAGTVGIAIGEAGLVPIIYAMIPDLFPQNRRNTANLIFYGGSLFGAGIGMALGGAILEWLAASPGSLPQWLSGVDSWRIAMVVIALPGPLLFLLVATMPLASHAPPVHATQNGDAGEMLGFASYAQTHWRTLACVCGSIFAIAVAMTSALIWFPIALPRAFGIDPATVGLGLGTAVTAATLIGVFLPGIALKFGRRGGLTAIKATSFFLWLTPLPAIFLPFVNSPFQAYMVAALQGAMGVAGSALMPGIFQDLAPSALRARVMTLLGVANALALAASPLAVGMISTLMSGPRGMLYSIAIVSIPSLLAAAVLMSLAQRPYAATVRAVRSRFAGEEA